Proteins from a genomic interval of Asticcacaulis sp. AND118:
- a CDS encoding ABC transporter permease produces MSEVAEVKKTPPRKELPGPLEYMRRWPIQLWLLAVTVFLYAPLISLMVFSFNDSRRNVVWQGFTLKYYEKALTNASLIEAFTNSIVIALFSTVISVIVGAMAAIVLWRFRFPGRTAMDAGMAIPIVVPEICMGVGMLVFFAKIFPWPQGLPWPLNLGAIIIAHVSFSFPFVAVVVRARLASFNRELEEAAKDLGASEWRTLMDVLVPHIQPSLIAGALLAFTLSLDDFVITFFTSGPDTVTFPVKIYSMVRFSVTPEVNAASTILIVVTVLLTFLALKFQGSEALTAGHGPEKK; encoded by the coding sequence ATGAGCGAGGTCGCCGAAGTCAAAAAGACTCCCCCCAGGAAAGAGTTACCGGGTCCGCTGGAATATATGCGCCGCTGGCCGATCCAGTTGTGGCTGCTGGCCGTCACCGTCTTCCTCTACGCGCCGCTGATCTCGCTGATGGTCTTCTCCTTCAACGACTCGCGCCGCAACGTCGTGTGGCAGGGCTTTACCCTGAAATACTACGAAAAGGCCCTGACCAATGCCAGCCTGATCGAAGCCTTCACCAACTCCATCGTTATCGCCCTGTTCTCGACGGTGATTTCGGTCATCGTCGGGGCCATGGCGGCGATCGTCCTGTGGCGCTTCCGCTTCCCCGGCCGCACCGCCATGGACGCCGGCATGGCTATCCCCATCGTCGTGCCGGAAATCTGCATGGGCGTCGGCATGCTGGTCTTTTTCGCCAAGATATTCCCGTGGCCGCAGGGCCTGCCGTGGCCGCTCAATCTGGGGGCCATCATCATCGCCCACGTCTCGTTCAGCTTCCCCTTCGTGGCGGTGGTGGTGCGGGCGCGTCTGGCCTCGTTCAACCGCGAGCTTGAAGAGGCGGCCAAGGATCTGGGGGCCAGCGAATGGCGCACCCTGATGGACGTGCTGGTGCCGCACATCCAGCCGTCGCTGATCGCCGGGGCGCTGCTGGCCTTCACCCTGTCGCTCGACGATTTCGTCATCACCTTTTTCACCTCCGGTCCGGACACCGTGACCTTCCCGGTGAAGATCTACTCGATGGTGCGTTTCTCGGTGACGCCTGAGGTCAATGCGGCCTCGACCATCCTGATCGTGGTGACGGTCCTGCTCACCTTCCTTGCGCTGAAATTCCAGGGATCCGAAGCCCTGACCGCCGGTCACGGCCCAGAAAAGAAGTGA
- a CDS encoding ABC transporter ATP-binding protein: MPEGKTIISFENVSKRFGKNTAVDNVSLDIQEGEFFSLLGPSGCGKTTLLRMLAGFEMPSEGRILIDGKDVSTTPPNKRPVNMVFQSYAVFPHMSVLDNVAYGLKMDGVPQAERRQRAEEALELVKLSGFGERKPDQMSGGQRQRVALARALVKKPRVLLLDEPLSALDAKLRDAMRTELALLQEKVGITFIMVTHDQDEALAMATRCAVMNRGLLQQVATPFDLYEFPNSRFVADFIGSVNLFEGRLDIDEPDHAIIKTKDMGEIYLDHGVTGATGATVWAALRPEKIEMEKFDHKPTKMEDAPEGYNIVAGTIRLMTYLGSETVYEVELDSGRMVKVLRSNLTRWDQEDFTWDEKVWLSFNACAPAALLS, from the coding sequence ATGCCCGAAGGTAAAACCATCATCAGCTTCGAGAACGTCTCCAAGCGCTTCGGCAAGAACACCGCCGTCGATAATGTGTCGCTCGACATTCAGGAGGGCGAGTTCTTCTCGCTACTCGGTCCGTCGGGCTGCGGCAAGACGACTTTGCTCCGCATGCTGGCCGGCTTCGAGATGCCGTCCGAGGGGCGTATTCTGATCGACGGCAAGGACGTTTCGACCACGCCGCCGAACAAGCGCCCGGTCAATATGGTGTTTCAGTCCTACGCCGTCTTCCCGCACATGAGTGTGCTCGACAACGTCGCTTACGGCCTGAAGATGGACGGCGTGCCGCAGGCCGAGCGTCGCCAGCGCGCCGAGGAAGCGCTGGAACTGGTCAAGCTCTCCGGCTTCGGCGAGCGCAAGCCCGACCAGATGTCCGGCGGTCAGAGACAGCGCGTGGCGCTGGCCCGCGCGCTGGTCAAGAAACCGCGCGTGCTGCTGCTCGATGAGCCGCTGTCGGCGCTGGACGCCAAGCTGCGCGACGCCATGCGCACCGAACTGGCTCTCTTGCAAGAGAAGGTCGGTATCACCTTCATCATGGTCACCCACGATCAGGACGAGGCGCTGGCCATGGCCACGCGCTGCGCCGTGATGAACCGCGGCCTGCTGCAACAGGTGGCGACGCCTTTCGACCTGTACGAATTCCCCAATTCGCGTTTCGTGGCGGACTTCATCGGCAGCGTGAACCTGTTCGAGGGGCGGCTGGATATCGACGAACCCGACCACGCCATCATCAAGACGAAGGACATGGGCGAAATCTATCTCGACCACGGCGTGACCGGCGCGACCGGGGCGACCGTCTGGGCGGCGCTGCGCCCGGAGAAGATCGAGATGGAGAAGTTCGACCACAAGCCGACCAAGATGGAAGACGCCCCCGAAGGCTACAATATCGTCGCCGGGACCATCCGTCTGATGACCTATCTGGGGTCGGAAACGGTGTACGAGGTCGAACTCGACAGCGGCCGCATGGTCAAGGTGCTACGCTCGAACCTGACGCGCTGGGATCAGGAGGACTTCACCTGGGACGAAAAGGTGTGGCTGTCCTTCAATGCCTGCGCCCCCGCTGCGTTGCTGAGCTAA
- a CDS encoding ABC transporter ATP-binding protein: MLTALFRRFERLIDPFRPYPETTPPSSIVPYFLVYLRQTWPVFAGVLALGLMVTLTEVMIFRFVADMVDILNATKPSELWAKHGPYFTGMLLLLGIGWPVMVLIQSLLLQQGVTTNFPALIRWQSHRHVVRQSMSFFSNDFAGRVASKVVDSASSVRNTLITLCDTFLYVLVYFSSALYMFFQADIRLIVPLTLWLVAYGVICWRFVPKLSSASEEASEARSALVGRVVDSYTNIQTVKLFADPSREDAYVREALEDNTAKWQRQQRLITRLDILVACLNAALLLSTGVLAVWLWRDGLITVGAIALVGALTQRILNMSGWVMFQVTSLFENIGTVQNGIETIARAHSVVDAPDAQPLSVSEGKVQFDAVRFNYGEGKPALNGIDLTIAPGEKIGLVGPSGAGKSTLVNVFLRLHDLSEGRILIDGQDIARVTQDSLRAHIGMVTQDTSLLHRSIRANIAYGRPGASDEEIIEAARRAHAWDFIPDLRDNKGRSGLDAHVGERGVKLSGGQRQRIAIARVLLKNAPILIMDEATAALDSEVEAAIQDSLIELMADKTVIAIAHRLSTIARMDRLVVMEQGRIIETGTHAELLAAHGLYARLWARQTGGFIAE, translated from the coding sequence ATGCTGACCGCCCTGTTCCGCCGTTTCGAACGCCTGATCGATCCGTTCAGGCCCTACCCGGAGACGACCCCGCCGTCGTCCATCGTGCCGTACTTCCTCGTCTATCTGCGTCAGACCTGGCCGGTCTTTGCGGGCGTGCTGGCGCTGGGCCTGATGGTCACCCTGACCGAGGTGATGATCTTCCGCTTCGTCGCCGACATGGTGGACATCCTCAACGCCACGAAGCCGTCGGAGCTGTGGGCGAAGCACGGTCCCTACTTCACCGGCATGTTGCTGCTGCTGGGCATCGGCTGGCCGGTGATGGTGCTGATCCAGTCCCTGCTGCTGCAACAGGGGGTGACGACCAACTTCCCGGCCCTGATCCGCTGGCAGTCGCACCGCCACGTCGTGCGTCAGTCGATGAGCTTCTTCTCCAACGACTTCGCCGGTCGCGTCGCGTCCAAGGTGGTCGACAGCGCCTCCAGCGTGCGCAACACCCTGATCACCCTGTGCGACACCTTCCTCTACGTGCTGGTCTACTTTTCCAGCGCCCTTTACATGTTCTTTCAGGCCGACATCCGTCTGATCGTGCCGCTGACCCTGTGGCTGGTCGCCTATGGCGTGATCTGCTGGCGTTTCGTGCCCAAGCTGTCCAGCGCTTCCGAAGAAGCCTCCGAAGCCCGTTCGGCGCTGGTTGGGCGCGTGGTCGACAGCTACACCAATATCCAGACCGTCAAGCTGTTCGCCGACCCCTCGCGCGAAGACGCCTATGTGCGCGAGGCGCTGGAGGACAACACCGCCAAATGGCAGCGCCAGCAGCGGCTGATCACCCGGCTCGACATCCTCGTCGCCTGCCTCAATGCGGCGCTGCTGCTGTCGACCGGCGTGCTGGCCGTCTGGCTGTGGCGCGACGGGCTGATCACGGTCGGCGCCATCGCCCTGGTCGGGGCCCTGACCCAGCGCATCCTTAACATGTCCGGCTGGGTGATGTTTCAGGTCACCAGCCTGTTCGAGAATATCGGCACGGTGCAGAACGGCATCGAGACCATCGCCAGGGCCCACAGCGTGGTCGATGCGCCCGACGCCCAGCCGCTGAGCGTCAGCGAAGGTAAGGTGCAGTTCGACGCCGTGCGTTTCAACTATGGAGAAGGCAAACCCGCGCTCAATGGCATCGACCTGACCATCGCGCCGGGCGAAAAGATCGGCTTGGTCGGGCCGTCCGGCGCGGGCAAGTCCACGCTGGTCAACGTCTTCCTGCGCCTGCACGACCTCAGCGAAGGCCGCATCCTGATCGACGGGCAGGACATCGCCCGCGTGACGCAGGACAGCCTGCGCGCCCATATCGGCATGGTGACGCAGGACACCTCGCTGCTGCACCGCTCGATCCGCGCCAATATCGCCTATGGCCGGCCGGGCGCTTCGGACGAAGAGATCATCGAGGCGGCCCGCCGCGCCCATGCCTGGGACTTCATCCCCGACCTGCGCGACAACAAGGGCCGCTCAGGCCTCGATGCCCATGTGGGCGAGCGCGGCGTCAAGCTCTCCGGCGGTCAGCGCCAGCGTATCGCCATCGCCCGCGTCCTGCTCAAGAACGCGCCGATCCTGATCATGGACGAAGCCACCGCGGCGCTCGATTCCGAGGTCGAGGCGGCCATTCAGGACAGTCTGATCGAGTTGATGGCCGACAAGACGGTCATCGCCATCGCGCACCGGCTGTCGACCATCGCGCGGATGGACCGGCTGGTGGTCATGGAGCAGGGGCGAATCATCGAGACCGGCACCCATGCGGAATTGCTGGCCGCGCACGGCCTCTATGCGAGGCTTTGGGCCAGACAGACGGGTGGATTTATCGCGGAGTAA
- a CDS encoding aspartate aminotransferase family protein, whose product MSLTDFLSTETERFNAAHPRTLAFAAEAQTVWRGGVPLHWMHDWASPVPLYAERAKDATLWDVDGHAYDDFCLGDTPSMFGHGREELQRAIAEQAGQGVGFMLPTRSSLEVGQLLKDRFGLPVWQCATTASDANRAVIRWARAITRRSKILFIDGAYHGMVDDAFVVLKGGRIVHKTGLIGQVADLTQHSVVVPFNDLEALSQALQTREIAAVMLEPVMTNCGMILPIDGYHDRLRALCDETGTLLVYDETHTLSSGFGGYVHAHGLRADILTVGKAIAGGVPAAVWGVSAEVAARMDAAQAEIGPGASGIGTTLSGNALAMAGMKAMLTEIMTPDAYAYMQAGAESLVARLRAVIARHAVPWSVVHVGARAELVFAAPEPQNAERMRRALDPVLLKALHLYLINRGVLIAPFHNMMLISPKTAAEAIDRLVAAVEGFITEYKRFTSSPA is encoded by the coding sequence GTGTCTCTCACTGACTTCCTCTCCACTGAAACCGAACGCTTCAACGCCGCCCACCCGCGAACCCTCGCGTTTGCCGCGGAGGCTCAAACCGTGTGGCGCGGCGGCGTGCCGCTGCACTGGATGCACGACTGGGCGTCTCCCGTGCCGCTCTATGCTGAGCGCGCCAAGGACGCGACCCTGTGGGACGTGGACGGCCACGCCTATGACGACTTCTGTCTGGGCGATACGCCGTCCATGTTCGGCCACGGGCGCGAGGAACTGCAACGCGCCATCGCCGAACAGGCGGGGCAGGGCGTCGGTTTTATGCTGCCGACCCGCTCCAGCCTTGAGGTCGGCCAACTTCTGAAAGACCGTTTCGGCCTCCCCGTCTGGCAGTGCGCCACCACGGCGTCGGACGCCAATCGCGCCGTGATTCGCTGGGCGCGGGCCATCACCAGACGCTCGAAAATCCTCTTCATCGACGGGGCCTATCACGGCATGGTCGATGACGCCTTCGTGGTGCTGAAAGGCGGGCGGATCGTCCATAAGACCGGCCTGATCGGACAGGTCGCCGACCTGACGCAGCATAGCGTCGTCGTGCCGTTCAACGATCTTGAGGCCCTGAGTCAGGCGCTGCAAACGCGCGAGATAGCCGCCGTCATGCTCGAACCCGTCATGACCAACTGCGGCATGATCCTGCCCATCGACGGCTATCACGACCGCTTGCGCGCCCTGTGCGACGAGACGGGCACGCTGCTGGTCTATGACGAGACGCACACCCTGTCGTCGGGCTTCGGCGGCTATGTGCACGCGCACGGTCTGCGCGCCGATATACTGACCGTCGGCAAGGCCATAGCCGGTGGCGTCCCCGCTGCCGTCTGGGGCGTGTCGGCCGAAGTCGCCGCGCGCATGGATGCGGCTCAGGCCGAGATCGGACCCGGCGCGTCGGGCATCGGCACCACCTTGTCCGGCAATGCGCTGGCCATGGCCGGGATGAAGGCCATGCTGACCGAGATCATGACGCCCGACGCCTACGCCTATATGCAGGCGGGTGCGGAAAGTCTTGTGGCCAGGCTCCGCGCCGTCATCGCGCGCCACGCCGTGCCGTGGTCGGTGGTGCATGTCGGCGCACGGGCCGAGTTGGTCTTTGCCGCGCCCGAACCGCAAAATGCCGAGCGGATGCGCCGCGCGCTCGATCCGGTCTTGCTGAAGGCTCTGCATCTTTACCTGATCAATCGGGGGGTGCTGATCGCGCCCTTCCACAACATGATGCTGATTTCGCCCAAAACCGCAGCGGAGGCCATTGACCGCCTCGTGGCGGCGGTGGAAGGTTTCATCACTGAGTACAAGCGTTTCACATCCTCCCCTGCGTAG
- a CDS encoding NAD-dependent succinate-semialdehyde dehydrogenase has product MKLTPAILDILGDAVSQTPPAYKAFASYNPSTGDVLGYVRDMGAEETEAAIAAAEAAMPAWAAKSAKERAKILEKWHDLLMQNQEALGLLVSLEQGRAIKEARGEVAYAAGFIEWFAEEGKRAYGRTIPAPVAGKQLLTISQPVGVASAVTPWNFPLSMITRKLGPALAAGCAAVLKPAEDTPLSALALKQLADKAGVPEGLIHIVTASTGAEVGKVLTTDPRVKKFSFTGSTPVGKTLYEQCASTIKKISLELGGNAPVVVFDDADLDIAVPATALSKFRNSGQTCVCANRIFVQRGIYDAFVECLTAEARRLRLGPGWEEGTGLGPLINQKAATKVTQLVEDAVSKGAQVVLGGKVDDTQGPLYFPATILTHVPRAARMFDEEIFGPVAALYPFDTEEEGIALANDTPFGLAAYAFTTDIKRGWRVSQAIEAGMLGLNDGVMSTEVAPFGGVKESGLGREGAVEGLEEFLETKFISFGGLG; this is encoded by the coding sequence ATGAAACTCACCCCCGCCATTCTCGACATCCTCGGCGACGCCGTCAGCCAGACGCCACCCGCCTACAAGGCCTTTGCCTCTTATAACCCTTCCACCGGCGACGTGCTGGGCTATGTGCGCGATATGGGCGCCGAAGAAACCGAGGCGGCCATTGCCGCCGCCGAAGCCGCCATGCCTGCATGGGCCGCGAAGTCCGCCAAGGAACGCGCCAAAATTCTGGAGAAATGGCACGATCTGCTGATGCAAAATCAGGAGGCGCTGGGCCTCTTGGTGTCGCTGGAGCAGGGCCGGGCCATCAAGGAGGCGCGCGGCGAAGTCGCCTATGCGGCGGGCTTCATCGAATGGTTCGCCGAAGAGGGCAAGCGCGCCTATGGCCGCACCATCCCCGCCCCGGTGGCGGGCAAGCAATTGCTGACCATCTCTCAGCCCGTGGGCGTGGCGTCGGCGGTCACCCCGTGGAACTTCCCGCTGTCGATGATCACGCGCAAGCTGGGGCCGGCGCTGGCCGCCGGGTGCGCGGCGGTGCTGAAACCGGCCGAAGATACGCCGCTCAGCGCCCTCGCGCTGAAGCAACTGGCCGACAAGGCCGGTGTGCCCGAAGGGCTGATCCATATCGTCACGGCCTCGACCGGGGCCGAGGTGGGCAAGGTGCTGACCACCGATCCGCGCGTCAAGAAGTTCTCCTTCACCGGTTCCACCCCGGTCGGCAAAACGCTCTATGAGCAGTGCGCCTCGACCATCAAGAAGATATCGCTGGAGCTGGGCGGCAATGCGCCGGTGGTGGTGTTCGACGACGCCGATCTGGATATCGCGGTCCCGGCAACGGCCCTGTCGAAGTTCCGCAATTCGGGGCAAACCTGCGTCTGCGCCAACCGCATCTTCGTGCAGCGCGGCATCTATGACGCCTTTGTCGAGTGTCTGACGGCCGAGGCCCGGCGCCTGCGGCTGGGGCCGGGTTGGGAAGAGGGCACGGGTCTGGGGCCGCTGATCAACCAGAAGGCCGCGACCAAGGTGACGCAACTGGTCGAAGACGCCGTGTCGAAGGGTGCGCAGGTGGTGCTGGGCGGCAAGGTCGATGACACTCAGGGGCCGCTGTACTTCCCGGCGACCATTCTGACCCACGTGCCGCGCGCGGCGCGCATGTTCGACGAGGAAATCTTCGGGCCGGTGGCGGCGCTTTATCCGTTCGACACCGAAGAGGAGGGGATCGCTCTGGCCAACGACACGCCGTTCGGTCTGGCGGCCTATGCCTTCACGACGGACATCAAGCGCGGCTGGCGCGTGTCGCAAGCCATCGAGGCCGGCATGCTCGGGTTGAATGACGGTGTCATGTCCACCGAGGTCGCGCCCTTCGGCGGTGTCAAGGAATCGGGTCTGGGCCGCGAAGGCGCGGTCGAAGGGCTTGAGGAGTTTCTGGAGACCAAGTTCATCAGTTTCGGAGGTTTGGGGTGA
- a CDS encoding PotD/PotF family extracellular solute-binding protein, translated as MSSSRHRASRRSLLQGLGAAAVGISFGGLSACSQGAKTAPGAEEAKLNFYNWDTYIGETTLADFKAASGIDVSMSIFATNDELFAKMKTGNSGFDVIVPSNDFVERLSQADLLLPLDHAKLPNLKNIDPAFMDVAYDPGRKWSAPYTWLVLGIGYRKSKMPAGFKPDSWKYLFDSDQFKGKIAVLSEAGDMIRLGAKYLGHSVNGLDQATIDKVTAMLIKQKPFIKAFHEDDGQDMLLSKDVDLVLEYNGDIAQAKVEDDDIDFIIPKEGSQLNSDNWCIPKDAPRPDNAHKFINFMMDAQASKHIFETILYPTTNAAAKALMPDAYKNNPIIFPSPEELARCEYAAFDASKAQVYEDAMTRIKAA; from the coding sequence ATGAGTTCATCGCGTCATCGCGCATCGCGCCGTTCCTTGCTGCAGGGTCTTGGGGCCGCAGCGGTGGGCATCAGCTTCGGAGGCCTGTCGGCCTGTTCGCAGGGGGCCAAGACCGCCCCCGGCGCCGAAGAGGCCAAGCTCAACTTCTACAACTGGGACACCTATATCGGCGAAACCACGCTGGCCGATTTCAAGGCGGCGTCCGGCATCGACGTCAGCATGTCGATCTTCGCCACCAATGACGAACTGTTCGCCAAGATGAAGACGGGCAATTCCGGCTTCGATGTTATCGTGCCGTCCAACGACTTCGTCGAGCGCCTGTCGCAGGCCGACCTGCTGCTGCCGCTCGATCACGCCAAGCTGCCGAACCTCAAGAATATCGACCCGGCCTTCATGGATGTGGCCTACGATCCGGGCCGCAAGTGGTCCGCGCCCTATACCTGGCTGGTGCTGGGCATCGGTTACCGCAAGTCGAAAATGCCGGCCGGCTTCAAGCCGGATTCGTGGAAGTATCTGTTCGACTCCGACCAGTTCAAGGGCAAGATCGCCGTCCTGTCCGAAGCCGGCGACATGATCCGCCTGGGCGCCAAATATCTCGGCCACTCGGTCAACGGTCTCGATCAGGCGACCATCGACAAGGTCACGGCCATGCTGATCAAGCAGAAGCCGTTCATCAAGGCCTTCCACGAGGACGACGGTCAGGACATGCTCCTGTCCAAGGATGTCGATCTGGTGCTGGAGTACAATGGCGACATCGCTCAGGCCAAGGTCGAGGACGACGATATCGACTTCATCATCCCGAAGGAAGGCTCGCAGCTCAATTCGGACAACTGGTGCATCCCCAAGGACGCGCCGCGCCCGGACAATGCGCATAAGTTCATCAACTTCATGATGGACGCGCAGGCGTCGAAGCACATCTTCGAGACCATCCTCTATCCGACGACGAATGCCGCCGCCAAGGCGCTGATGCCGGATGCGTACAAGAACAACCCGATCATCTTCCCGTCGCCGGAAGAGCTGGCGCGCTGCGAATACGCGGCCTTCGACGCCTCCAAGGCGCAGGTCTACGAAGACGCCATGACCAGGATCAAGGCCGCCTAA
- a CDS encoding ABC transporter permease: protein MEQSWRQAKGLFAALMSAPLVWLVFFFFVPLGIVWLYSFGENQGLIDIAFTGTWSNYAKALEPLYLGIFAKSLWVAALTTFLCVVIGFPVALAITFAPDKWKPWLLLLVMLPFWTNLLIRTYALIAVLRTEGYINQTYHFLWNNASGLMTLLGLAPLGEFQPLELLYNNFAVVLGLVYVHLPFMILPLYSTLDRLDRSLLEASLDLGASHIRTLFSIVVPLAGAGIASGVLITFIPALGAYLTPDLLGGTDSQMIANVIESQFKRANNWPFGAALAFLLVYLTFIGIAIQGLLDKSARKRGMA, encoded by the coding sequence ATGGAACAGAGCTGGCGTCAGGCCAAGGGACTCTTCGCCGCCCTGATGAGCGCGCCGCTCGTCTGGCTGGTCTTCTTCTTCTTCGTGCCACTGGGCATCGTCTGGCTGTACAGCTTCGGCGAAAATCAGGGCCTGATCGATATTGCCTTTACGGGTACGTGGAGCAACTACGCCAAGGCGCTGGAACCCCTCTATCTGGGCATCTTCGCCAAGTCGCTGTGGGTCGCCGCCCTGACCACCTTTCTGTGCGTGGTCATCGGTTTTCCGGTGGCGCTGGCCATCACCTTCGCGCCGGACAAGTGGAAGCCATGGCTGCTGCTGCTGGTCATGCTGCCCTTCTGGACCAATCTGCTGATCCGCACCTATGCGCTGATCGCGGTGCTGCGCACCGAAGGCTATATCAATCAGACCTATCATTTCCTGTGGAACAACGCCTCGGGTCTGATGACCCTGCTCGGTCTTGCCCCGCTGGGCGAGTTTCAGCCGCTGGAACTGCTGTACAATAATTTCGCCGTGGTGCTGGGCCTCGTCTATGTCCACCTGCCGTTCATGATCCTGCCGCTCTATTCGACGCTGGATCGTCTGGATCGGTCGCTGCTGGAGGCGTCGCTCGATCTGGGCGCCAGTCATATCCGCACCCTGTTCTCGATTGTAGTGCCGCTGGCGGGGGCGGGGATAGCTTCGGGCGTGCTGATCACCTTCATCCCGGCGCTGGGCGCCTATCTGACGCCGGACCTTCTGGGCGGCACGGACTCGCAGATGATCGCCAATGTCATCGAGAGCCAGTTCAAGCGCGCCAATAACTGGCCCTTCGGCGCGGCCCTGGCCTTCCTGCTGGTCTATCTCACCTTTATCGGCATCGCCATTCAGGGCCTGCTCGACAAGTCGGCCAGAAAGCGGGGGATGGCATGA
- a CDS encoding glutamine synthetase family protein: protein MVATVDEAKAFLEAHPHINYFEILFTSMTGVPRGKRLRRHELLPIYEYGRFLPGSILVVDTLGADCEETGLVWEDGDADRVARPVPGTLTPAPWLGDDVGQVMLSLYELDGTPNDLDPRHVLQGVLDRYTADGLTPVVACELEYYLVDIERGHDGQLQPATSFNTGQTPKGIQVYGLPEVEAHGEFFRTLWETADVMNIPLEGAISEFAPGQVELTLKHKPDALRAADDAVLYKRMAKGVALSLGVEATFMAKPWADRAGSGFHVHVSVADKDGKNLCADAHPEGSPLLKHMIGGMKDHLADCMGILAPGANSFKRFKANSYAPVGLTWGVNNRTVSLRVTAGPAHTRHVEHRVAGADGNPYLVLAAILACAHHGITHKINPGPAVVGNGYAVAAETGATLPTNWFAAVDYLDRSKVLRDYLGQRFVDMYVKVKKTEQARFFEEITELDYDWYLRNA from the coding sequence ATGGTCGCCACCGTCGATGAGGCCAAGGCCTTCCTGGAGGCCCACCCGCACATCAACTACTTCGAGATCCTGTTCACCTCGATGACCGGCGTGCCGCGCGGCAAGCGCCTGCGCCGGCACGAATTGTTGCCGATCTACGAATATGGCCGCTTCCTGCCGGGCTCGATTCTGGTGGTCGATACGCTGGGGGCCGACTGCGAAGAGACGGGGCTGGTGTGGGAAGACGGCGACGCGGATCGGGTAGCCAGACCGGTGCCGGGCACGCTGACGCCCGCGCCGTGGCTGGGTGACGATGTGGGGCAGGTCATGCTGTCGCTCTACGAACTGGACGGCACGCCCAACGACCTCGACCCGCGGCATGTGCTGCAGGGCGTGCTCGACCGTTACACAGCCGATGGCCTGACGCCGGTGGTGGCGTGCGAGCTGGAATACTACCTCGTCGACATAGAGCGCGGCCACGACGGTCAGTTGCAACCCGCCACGTCCTTCAATACCGGTCAGACACCCAAGGGCATTCAGGTCTACGGCCTGCCCGAAGTCGAGGCGCATGGGGAATTCTTCCGCACCCTGTGGGAGACGGCGGATGTGATGAATATCCCGCTGGAAGGCGCGATTTCCGAGTTTGCGCCGGGTCAGGTCGAACTGACGCTCAAGCACAAGCCGGACGCCCTGCGCGCCGCCGACGACGCGGTCCTTTACAAGCGCATGGCCAAGGGGGTGGCGCTGAGCCTCGGCGTCGAGGCGACCTTCATGGCCAAGCCTTGGGCCGACCGTGCCGGTTCGGGCTTCCACGTCCACGTCTCGGTGGCGGATAAGGACGGCAAGAACCTCTGCGCCGACGCCCATCCGGAAGGTTCGCCCCTGCTCAAGCACATGATCGGCGGCATGAAGGACCATCTGGCCGACTGCATGGGCATCCTTGCGCCGGGGGCCAACAGCTTCAAGCGCTTCAAGGCCAATTCCTACGCGCCGGTGGGCCTGACCTGGGGTGTCAATAACCGCACGGTGAGCCTTCGCGTCACCGCCGGTCCGGCTCACACCCGCCATGTCGAGCACCGTGTCGCCGGGGCCGACGGCAACCCCTATCTGGTGCTGGCGGCCATCCTCGCCTGCGCCCACCATGGCATCACGCACAAGATCAATCCGGGCCCGGCGGTGGTTGGCAACGGCTATGCGGTGGCGGCCGAAACGGGAGCGACCCTGCCCACCAACTGGTTCGCGGCGGTGGACTATCTGGACAGGTCCAAAGTGCTGCGCGACTATCTGGGGCAGCGCTTCGTCGACATGTACGTCAAGGTGAAGAAGACCGAACAGGCGCGCTTCTTTGAAGAGATCACCGAGCTGGACTACGACTGGTATCTGCGTAATGCCTGA
- a CDS encoding MAPEG family protein, translating to MPNTVLILWPMGALAALTFAMLLAMLITRIGAVRSRQASPRDFALGDTERVPRHCRLINRNYSSLLELPVLFYVICVLLFVTRTVNDAQLMLAWAFVAFRILHSLIHVTINHILFRLLAFGAAVTVLGVMWVLFFVRLAA from the coding sequence ATGCCGAATACAGTCCTGATTCTGTGGCCGATGGGCGCGCTGGCCGCCCTCACCTTCGCCATGCTGCTGGCCATGCTGATCACCCGCATCGGGGCCGTGCGTTCGCGTCAGGCCTCGCCGCGCGACTTTGCCCTGGGCGATACCGAGCGGGTGCCGCGCCATTGCCGGCTGATCAACCGCAACTATTCGAGCCTGCTGGAACTGCCGGTGCTGTTCTACGTGATCTGCGTGCTGCTCTTCGTCACGCGGACGGTCAACGACGCGCAGTTGATGCTGGCCTGGGCGTTTGTGGCCTTTCGTATCCTCCACAGCCTGATCCATGTTACGATCAACCACATCCTGTTCCGGCTGCTCGCCTTCGGCGCGGCGGTGACGGTGCTGGGGGTAATGTGGGTGCTGTTTTTCGTGCGGTTGGCCGCGTAA